The Candidatus Cloacimonadaceae bacterium nucleotide sequence TACACAAGCAGGGCATTAGCGGACGCGGCATCGCTGCGAGTTTATCCTGTTCCCGCAATACTGTGTCCGAGGTTCTACAGGCTGCCAAGGCGCTTGGCATAGAATGGCCACTGCCAGATGCAGTCAGTGACCAAGAACTCGAAGAGAAGCTGTTTCCTGCAGAGGAAACGGAAAGCAGGCGGAAAATGCCTGATTATGATCATATCCACAAGGAACTTGGGAAAAGCGGTGTTACGCTATCTCTGTTATGGTATGAGTATTCTGAAGGGTGCAGACTTAGTCAAACGATTCCGTATCAGTACACTCAGTTTTGCAAATACTACAACGATTACACACTGAAGACAAAGGCAACGATGCGCATGCACCACAAGCCCGGTGAAAAACAGGAAGTGGACTGGGCTGGTCAGCATGCTGTAATCCAAAACAACATCACTGGAGAGCCGATCAGGGCTTATGTTTTTGTGGCAGCCCTGCCGTA carries:
- the istA gene encoding IS21 family transposase, translated to MTQYRDILRLHKQGISGRGIAASLSCSRNTVSEVLQAAKALGIEWPLPDAVSDQELEEKLFPAEETESRRKMPDYDHIHKELGKSGVTLSLLWYEYSEGCRLSQTIPYQYTQFCKYYNDYTLKTKATMRMHHKPGEKQEVDWAGQHAVIQNNITGEPIRAYVFVAALPYSGYSYVETFLNMNMESWIQAHINCFEYFGGAAKILVPDNLNTGVDRVSWLSSVINRTYNEMATYYDTVVIPARVRHPKDKASAEGTVGVISTWILASLRNQTFFTLQELNQAIKIKLSEFNSKPFQ